One genomic window of Cupriavidus sp. P-10 includes the following:
- a CDS encoding D-amino acid dehydrogenase, whose protein sequence is MRVLVLGAGVAGISAAYHLWRDGHEVTVLERQTGPGMGSSFGNAGGLCPGFAGPWASPGMPYKVLRMALQRHAPVRFSMMPDAERLRWLVKWLKECNAERFGINKARMQRMAHYSMRCMQALRDEVPEFNFGFHRDGTLQLLETDQEVELAQLATRTLSQFQVPWRMMGRDEAMALEPSLRASATAWQGALHLPDDASGDSAKFCAGLASYLARRGVSFQYGASATRLVHAHGRLRSVEITHGGQTDQRQADACVVALGCQAPALLATAGLRIPIYPLKGYSITIPIADTGAAPRMAIMDEHNKIMLTRLGDKLRVAGMAEFVGYDLSVRRVRTELLSALTRRLFPRGLDYAAATSWAGLRPMTPDGPPILGATPLQGLYLNAGHGSNGWTQACGTGRLVADAVTGRPPEIDMDGLTVERFGMHRAGCAPARVG, encoded by the coding sequence ATGCGCGTACTAGTGCTTGGCGCCGGCGTCGCCGGCATATCCGCCGCCTACCACCTGTGGCGCGATGGCCATGAGGTGACCGTGCTGGAGCGGCAAACGGGGCCGGGGATGGGATCGAGCTTCGGCAACGCAGGGGGCCTTTGCCCCGGCTTTGCCGGGCCGTGGGCGTCGCCGGGCATGCCGTACAAGGTGCTGCGCATGGCTCTGCAAAGGCATGCGCCGGTGCGCTTTTCGATGATGCCGGATGCCGAGCGCCTACGCTGGCTCGTCAAATGGCTCAAGGAATGCAATGCGGAGCGCTTTGGCATCAACAAGGCACGCATGCAGCGCATGGCGCACTACAGCATGCGCTGCATGCAAGCCTTGCGTGACGAAGTGCCGGAGTTCAACTTCGGCTTTCACCGCGACGGCACGCTGCAACTGCTCGAGACCGACCAGGAAGTCGAACTGGCACAGCTGGCCACGCGCACACTCAGCCAGTTCCAGGTGCCATGGCGAATGATGGGGCGCGACGAAGCCATGGCGCTCGAACCATCGCTGCGGGCGTCTGCTACAGCATGGCAAGGCGCACTGCATCTGCCAGACGATGCGTCAGGCGACAGCGCAAAGTTCTGCGCCGGCCTTGCCAGCTATCTTGCCCGTCGCGGCGTGTCGTTTCAGTACGGTGCTTCGGCAACCCGCCTCGTCCATGCGCACGGCCGCCTTCGCAGCGTCGAGATCACGCATGGCGGGCAGACGGATCAGCGCCAGGCCGATGCCTGCGTGGTGGCGCTCGGCTGCCAGGCGCCCGCGCTACTCGCTACTGCAGGCCTGCGGATCCCGATCTATCCGCTCAAGGGCTATTCGATCACGATCCCCATTGCCGACACCGGGGCTGCACCGCGCATGGCGATCATGGACGAGCATAACAAGATCATGCTGACTCGCCTGGGCGACAAGTTGCGCGTCGCGGGAATGGCCGAGTTCGTCGGATACGACCTGTCAGTGCGCCGGGTCCGCACGGAACTGCTGTCGGCACTGACGCGACGGCTCTTTCCACGCGGGCTCGACTATGCCGCGGCCACGTCGTGGGCCGGCCTTCGTCCAATGACACCGGACGGGCCGCCCATCCTCGGCGCGACACCGCTGCAGGGCCTCTACCTGAATGCTGGCCACGGCTCCAATGGCTGGACACAGGCATGCGGCACCGGCCGGCTTGTTGCCGACGCGGTCACCGGCAGGCCGCCGGAGATCGACATGGACGGACTGACCGTGGAGCGCTTCGGCATGCACCGCGCCGGATGCGCGCCGGCTCGCGTGGGCTGA